A genomic region of Sarcophilus harrisii chromosome 6, mSarHar1.11, whole genome shotgun sequence contains the following coding sequences:
- the SSH3 gene encoding LOW QUALITY PROTEIN: protein phosphatase Slingshot homolog 3 (The sequence of the model RefSeq protein was modified relative to this genomic sequence to represent the inferred CDS: inserted 1 base in 1 codon), giving the protein MALVTVSRSPSASGRSAPVGPADEGPSRRRSQLQRRQSFAVLRGAVLGLQDRGEPRPRDPDRSDGEDEPEEEEPPSDRPDGSCPGTPESSPRXKQEQRRHLHLMVGLLRSQDNIQLAVQLEPTRPQWLRYLLVVSTSELPSQGETVLLGVDFSQSSPPSCTLGLVLPLWSDTQVYLDGDGGFSVTSGGQTRIFKPISIQTMWATLQMLHQACEMALGHGLVPGGSALAWAGYYQERITSDQSCLNEWLAMADLESLRSQLPSTEASGHSEQEQMERLIRAELWEVLDTSDLESVTSKEIRQALEGRLGCPLQQFRDFIDNQMLLLMAQRDRASHIFPHLYLGSEWNAANLDELQRNQVSHILNVAREIDNFFPGLFTYHNVRLWDEETEQLLPHWKETHQFIEAARAQGSRVLVHCKMGVSRSAATVMAYAMKQYSWGLEQAVRHVQELRPIARPNPGFLRQLHTYQGILTASRQSHVWEQKAGGTTSPEEALAPDTSWLPPPSPREPGGSGDWKATGGEEPQGVPGGEAGRGGPGPRPRMDLRGIMRSISLLEPPDLGNPPDAGDLPEVFSSAPNDSSEEAPLPAQGPGPRPALFSRKSVAALHSAALVANRSQAFQAQGEPADGAKPRPRRVMRQASVDSSGEEGGP; this is encoded by the exons ATGGCCCTGGTCACAGTGAGCCGGTCCCCCTCGGCCAGCGGCCGCTCCGCCCCCGTGGGCCCCGCG GATGAAGGGCCGAGCCGGAGGCGGAGCCAGCTGCAGCGCAG GCAGAGCTTTGCGGTGCTTCGGGGGGCCGTCCTGGGGCTCCAAGACAGGGGGGAGCCCAGGCCCAGGGATCCGGACAGGTCCGACGGGGAGGATGAACCAGAAGAGGAGGAGCCTCCCTCAGACCGGCCAGATGGAAGCTGCCCCGGGACCCCGGAGTCGTCGCCCC GGAAGCAGGAGCAGCGGCGGCATCTGCACCTCATGGTGGGGCTGCTGAGGTCCCAGGACAACATCCAGCTG GCTGTCCAGTTGGAGCCCACGCGGCCTCAGTGGCTCAGGTACCTGCTCGTGGTGTCCACGTCGGAGCTGCCGAGCCAGGGTGAGACTGTCCTCCTGGGGGTGGACTTCTCCCAGAGCAG CCCCCCCAGCTGCACCCTCGGCCTGGTGCTGCCCCTCTGGAGTGACACCCAGGTCTACCTGGACGGTGATGG GGGCTTCTCTGTGACATCTGGAGGTCAAACGCGCATCTTCAAGCCCATCTCCATACAGACCATGTG GGCCACCCTCCAGATGCTGCATCAGGCCTGTGAGATGGCCCTGGGCCACGGGCTGGTGCCCGGGGGCAGCGCCCTTGCCTGGGCTGGCTACTACCAGGAGCGAATCACCTCCGACCAGAGCTGCCTCAATGAGTGGCTGGCCATGGCTGACCTGGAGTCCCTGCGCTCCCAGCTGCCCAGCACGGAGGCCAGTGG GCACTCGGAGCAAGAGCAGATGGAGCGGCTCATCCGGGCCGAGCTGTGGGAGGTGCTGGATACCAGCGACCTGGAAAGTGTCACCTCCAAAGAG ATTCGCCAGGCCCTCGAGGGCCGCCTGGGCTGCCCCCTGCAGCAGTTCCGAGACTTCATCGACAACCAGATGCTGTTGCTCATGGCCCAGCGGGATCGGGCCTCGCACATCTTCCCCCACCTGTACCTG ggCTCCGAGTGGAACGCAGCCAACCTGGACGAACTGCAGAGGAACCA GGTCAGCCACATCCTGAACGTGGCCAGAGAGATCGACAACTTCTTCCCGGGACTCTTCACCTACCACAACGTTCGGCTTTGGGACGAGGAGACGGAGCAGCTCCTGCCTCACTGGAAGGAAACCCATCAATTCATCGAGGCCGCCCG GGCCCAGGGCTCCCGCGTGCTGGTGCACTGCAAGATGGGTGTGAGCCGCTCGGCCGCCACTGTCATGGCCTACGCCATGAAGCAGTACAGCTGGGGCCTGGAGCAGGCCGTCCGGCACGTGCAGGAGCTGCGGCCCATCGCCCGGCCCAACCCCGGCTTCCTCCGGCAGCTGCACACCTACCAGGGCATCCTCACGGCCAG ccGCCAGAGCCACGTTTGGGAGCAGAAGGCCGGCGGCACGACCTCCCCCGAGGAGGCTCTGGCTCCTGACACCTCCTGGCTGCCCCCCCCATCCCCCCGGGAGCCAGGGGGCAGCGGGGACTGGAAGGCCACAGGCGGGGAGGAGCCGCAGGGAGTGCCCGGAGGAGAAGCCGGCCGTGGGGGGCCGGGCCCCCGGCCCCGCATGGACCTCCGGGGGATCATGAGGTCCATCAGCCTGCTGGAGCCGCCGGACCTGGGGAACCCCCCCGACGCCGGCGATCTGCCTGAG GTGTTCTCCTCAGCTCCAAACGACTCCTCAGAGGAGGCTCCGCTGCCTGCACAGGGCCCAGGGCCGCGGCCCGCCCTCTTCTCCCGAAAGTCCGTGGCCGCCCTGCACAGCGCCGCCCTGGTGGCCAACCGGAGCCAGGCCTTCCAGGCCCAGGGGGAGCCCGCGGACGGGGCCAAGCCGAGGCCCCGCAGGGTGATGAGACAGGCCAGCGTGGACAGCAGCGGAGAAGAGGGAGGGCCCTGA
- the GRK2 gene encoding beta-adrenergic receptor kinase 1 — protein sequence MADLEAVLADVSYLMAMEKSKATPAARASKKILLPEPSIRSVMQKYLEDRGEVTFEKIFSQKLGYLLFRDFCLNHMEEAKPLVEFYDEIKKYEKLDSEEDRAIKSREIFDSYIMKELLSCSHPFSKSATEHVQSRLLKKQVPSDLFQPYIEEICQRLREDVFRKFIESEKFTRFCQWKNVELNIHLTMNDFSVHRIIGRGGFGEVYGCRKADTGKMYAMKCLDKKRIKMKQGETLALNERIMLSLVSTGDCPFIVCMSYAFHTPDKLSFILDLMNGGDLHYHLSQHGVFSEAEMRFYAAEIILGLEHMHSRFVVYRDLKPANILLDEFGHVRISDLGLACDFSKKKPHASVGTHGYMAPEVLQKGVAYDSSADWFSLGCMLFKLLRGHSPFRQHKTKDKHEIDRMTLTMAVELPDSFSPELRSLLEGLLQRDVNRRLGCLGRGAQEVKEDPFFKSVDWQMVLLQKYPPPLIPPRGEVNAADAFDIGSFDEEDTKGIKLLESDQELYRNFPLTISERWQQEVAETVFDTVNSETDRLEARKKAKNKQLGHEDDYALGKDCIMHGYMSKMGNPFLTQWQRRYFYLFPNRLEWRAEGEAPQSLLTMEEIQAVEETQIKERKCVLLKIRGGKQFILQCDSDPELVQWKKELRDAYREAQQLVQRVPKMKNKPRSPVVELSKMPLTQRGSANGL from the exons CATTCGTAGTGTTATGCAGAAGTATCTTGAAGACCGAGGGGAGGTGACCTTTGAGAAGATTTTCTCTCAGAAGCTTG GCTACCTGCTTTTCAGAGACTTCTGCTTGAACCACATGGAGGAGGCCAAACCCTTGGTGGAATTCTATGATGAG ATTAAGAAATATGAGAAGTTAGACTCTGAGGAGGACCGCGCCATCAAGAGCCGAGAGATCTTTGATTCATACATCATGAAGGAGCTGCTGTCCTGCTCACAC CCTTTTTCAAAGAGTGCCACTGAGCACGTACAGAGCCGGCTCCTGAAGAAGCAGGTACCCTCTGACCTCTTCCAG CCATACATTGAGGAGATTTGCCAGAGGCTTCGGGAAGACGTGTTCCGGAAATTCATCGAGAG TGAAAAGTTCACTCGGTTTTGCCAGTGGAAGAATGTGGAGCTTAACATCCAC CTGACCATGAATGACTTCAGTGTGCACCGAATTATCGGCCGCGGCGGCTTCGGGGAGGTCTACGGCTGCCGGAAAGCCGACACCGGCAAGAT GTATGCCATGAAGTGTCTGGATAAAAAGCGTATCAAGATGAAGCAAGGGGAGACGCTGGCCCTGAACGAGCGGATCATGCTCTCCCTCGTCAGCACCGGG GACTGCCCCTTCATTGTCTGCATGTCGTACGCGTTCCACACTCCGGACAAGCTCAGTTTCATCCTGGATCTCATGAATG GGGGGGACCTGCACTACCACCTGTCCCAGCACGGGGTCTTCTCAGAGGCAGAAATGCGCTTCTACGCTGCCGAGATCATCCTGGGCCTGGAGCACATGCACAGTCGATTCGTGGTGTACCGGGACCTAAAG CCCGCCAACATCCTGCTGGACGAATTTGGCCACGTGCGCATCTCGGACCTGGGCCTGGCCTGCGACTTCTCCAAGAAGAAGCCTCACGCCAGCGT GGGCACCCACGGCTACATGGCACCCGAGGTCCTGCAGAAGGGGGTGGCCTACGACAGCAGCGCCGACTGGTTCTCTCTGGGCTGCATGCTCTTCAAACTGCTGAGAGG GCACAGCCCCTTCCGCCAGCACAAAACTAAGGACAAGCATGAGATCGACCGCATGACGCTCACGATG GCCGTGGAGCTCCCAGACTCCTTCTCACCAGAACTACGCTCCCTTCTGGAAGGGCTGCTTCAAAGGGATGTCAATCGGAGGCTGGGCTGCCTAGGCCGGGG GGCTCAGGAGGTGAAGGAGGACCCTTTCTTTAAGAGCGTGGACTGGCAGATGGTTTTACTGCAGAAG TACCCGCCTCCCTTGATCCCTCCTCGAGGGGAAGTGAATGCTGCTGACGCCTTTGATATCGGCTCTTTCGATGAGGAAGATACCAAGGGGATTAAG CTGCTAGAGAGCGACCAGGAGCTGTACCGGAACTTCCCACTCACCATCTCGGAGCGGTGGCAGCAGGAAGTGGCTGAGACGGTCTTCGACACGGTCAACTCGGAGACTGACCGGCTGGAGGCGCGCAAGAAGGCCAAGAACAAGCAGCTGGGTCATGAGGATG ATTATGCCCTCGGCAAAGACTGCATCATGCACGGCTACATGTCCAAGATGGGCAACCCCTTCCTCACCCAGTGGCAGCGGCGGTACTTCTACCTGTTCCCCAATCGGCTTGAGTGGCGGGCCGAGGGCGAGGCGCCG CAGAGCCTCCTGACTATGGAGGAGATTCAGGCTGTGGAGGAGACACAGATCAAGGAGAGGAAGTGTGTCCTGCTCAAGATCCGGGGGGGCAAGCAGTTCATCCTCCAGTGTGAT AGTGACCCGGAGCTGGTTCAGTGGAAAAAGGAGCTACGGGACGCCTACCGGGAAGCCCAGCAGCTGGTGCAGCGCGTCCCCAAGATGAAGAACAAGCCTCGATCGCCTGTGGTGGAGTTGAGCAAGATGCCGCTGACGCAGCGGGGCAGCGCCAACGGCCTCTGA
- the ANKRD13D gene encoding ankyrin repeat domain-containing protein 13D — protein MGRGQGGANGNPFSSSLGSGAQGPNAAWAPGPLGPTPQFPVSGRTGPPHPPGPLRTGRGSWVGGGRAQAPSPPPRTPARGPPAPQGRPVGEPRRGPRRRPGTGRGPGPALPPPAPPFLPPCSRAASFCGAAAAAGAGGCLGAPPPGTPARPGVGSGPPGTPPRRLPARPTRRPRRDAAGGGEPRLEADARPRPPFPSPALGPSQPGAGARAAQPPGSSLPPGDHRRWIPGRTPLELACPGAWVRPGPARLAPRGREGRQGWAVLQEAVSTGDPEIVQLVLQYRDYQRATQRLAGIPELLNKLCQAPDFYVEMKWEFTSWVPLVSKMCPSDVYRVWKRGQSLRVDTSLLGFEHMTWQRGRRSYIFKGQEAGALVMEVDHDQQVVRTETLALALHEPEALLAAMQPSEEHVASRLTSPIVSTHLDTRNVAFERNKCGIWGWRSEKMEIVSGYEAKVYSANNVELVTRTRTEHLSDQDKARTKGKAPVGEDPSQSFLGGPTAPSHNGARAAVPASPTNPTAISPEEYFDPNFSLEARNIGRPIEMSSKVQRFKATLWLSEEHPLSLGDQVTPIIDLMAISNAHFAKLRDFITLRLPPGFPVKIEIPLFHVLNARITFSNLCGCDEPLSSVWVPSPGPRAPEPACPTGSPFPCEVDPAVFEVPEGYSVLGAGHSEPLRDEDDDLLQFAIQQSLLEAGTETEQVTIWEALTNTRPGPDLHSPSPAYEEQLQLERALQESLLPPPESGGPGSPRLTPPSLSPPSFDEQLRLALELSSREQEERERRGQQEEEELQRILQLSLTDH, from the exons ATGGGCAGGGGGCAGGGCGGGGCGAACGGGaaccccttctcctcctccctcggGTCCGGGGCCCAGGGGCCCAACGCCGCCTGGGCGCCGGGCCCCCTGGGCCCAACCCCTCAATTTCCGGTCTCCGGGCGCACCGGCCCACCCCACCCTCCCGGGCCTCTCCGGACCGGCCGCGGTTCCTGGGTGGGCGGGGGCCGGGCCCaggccccttcccctcctccccgcACCCCCGCTCGGGGTCCTCCCGCCCCGCAGGGCCGGCCTGTCGGGGAACCCCGGAGGGGCCCCCGGCGGCGGCCGGGCACGGGGCGGGGCCCGGGGCCCGCCCTCCCGCCCCCGGCCCCCCCCTTCCTCCCGCCCTGCAGCCGGGCCGCGTCGTTCTGCGGGGCCGCTGCGGCTGCGGGGGCCGGGGGCTGCCTCGGGGCTCCGCCGCCCGGGACCCCCGCCCGTCCGGGGGTGGGGTCAGGGCCGCCCGGGACCCCGCCCCGTCGGCTCCCCGCCCGCCCCACCCGGCGGCCCCGCCGGGATGCGGCGGGCGGCGGCGAGCCGCGGCTCGAGGCCGAcgcccggccccggccccccttcccctccccggCTCTCGGGCCCAGCCAGCCCGGGGCTGGGGCCCGCGCTGCACAGCCGCCAG gctcctccctccctcccggcGACCATCGGCGGTGGATCCCAGGGCGGACCCCCCTGGAGCTGGCCTGTCCTGGGGCTTGGGTCCGTCCAGGTCCTGCGCGGCTGGCGCCACGTGGGCGGGAGGGCCGCCAGGGCTGGGCAG TCCTGCAGGAGGCCGTCAGTACCGGGGACCCCGAGATAGTGCAGCTGGTGTTGCAGTACCGGGACTACCAACGGGCCACCCAGAGGCTGGCGGGCATCCCTGAGCTCCTCAACAAGCTGTGCCAG GCCCCCGATTTCTATGTGGAGATGAAGTGGGAATTCACCAGCTGGG TGCCCCTCGTGTCAAAGATGTGCCCCAGCGACGTGTACCGGGTGTGGAAGCGGGGCCAGAGCCTGCGGGTGGACACCAGCCTCCTGGGCTTCGAGCACATGACCTGGCAGCGGGGCCGGCGGAGCTACATCTTCAAGGGCCAGG AGGCCGGGGCCCTGGTGATGGAGGTGGACCACGACCAGCAAGTGGTGCGCACGGAGACGCTGGCGCTGGCCCTGCACGAGCCCGAGGCGCTGCTGGCCGCCATGCAGCCCAGCGAGGAGCACGTGGCCAGCCGGCTCACCTCGCCCATCGTGTCCACCCACCTGGACACCCGCAACGTGGCCTTTGAGAG GAACAAATGCGGGATCTGGGGCTGGCGGTCAGAGAAGATGGAGATTGTCAGCGGCTACGAAGCCAAG GTGTACAGCGCCAACAACGTGGAGCTTGTGACGAGGACCCGGACAGAACATCTCTCTGATCAGGACAAGGCCAGAACCAAAGGTAAAGCCCCGGTGG GGGAAGACCCTTCCCAGTCCTTCCTGGGAGGTCCCACAGCACCCTCCCACAATGGGG CCCGTGCCGCAGTCCCGGCCAGTCCCACCAACCCCACGGCCATCTCTCCCGAGGAGTACTTTGACCCCAACTTCAGCCTTGAGGCCCGCAACATCGGCCGGCCCATAGAGATGTCCAGCAAAGTCCAGCG GTTCAAGGCCACCCTCTGGCTGAGTGAGGAGCACCCCCTGTCTCTGGGCGACCAGGTGACCCCCATCATCGACCTCATGGCCATCAGCAACGCCCACTTCGCCAAGCTCCGGGACTTCATTACCTTGCGCCTCCCACCAGGCTTCCCTGTCAAGATTG AGATCCCTTTGTTCCACGTGCTCAACGCCCGGATCACTTTCAGCAACCTGTGCGGCTGCGACGAACCTCTGAGCTCCGTGTGGGTGCCATCCCCCGGCCCGAGGGCCCCAGAGCCCGCCTGCCCCACTG GGAGCCCCTTTCCTTGTGAGGTGGACCCGGCCGTGTTTGAGGTGCCCGAGGGGTACAGCGTGCTGGGGGCCGGCCACAGTGAGCCCTTAAGGGACGAGGACGATGACCTCCTGCAGTTTGCCATCCAGCAGAGCCTCCTAGAGGCTGGCACTGAGACGGAGCAG GTGACCATCTGGGAGGCTCTGACCAACACCCGGCCGGGCCCCGATCTCCATTCTCCGTCACCTGCCTATGAGGAACAGCTGCAGCTGGAGCG GGCCCTCCAGGAGAGCCTGCTGCCCCCTCCTGAATCTGGGGGCCCAGGGTCCCCTCGCCTGACCCCTCCCTCCCTGAGCCCCCCCAGCTTCGACGAGCAGCTTCGCCTGGCCCTGGAACTGTCCTCCCGGGAGCAAGAGGAGAGAGAGCGCAGGGggcagcaggaagaggaggagctaCAGCGGATTCTGCAGCTCTCCCTTACTGACCACTGA